GCGAGGACGATGCCGAGCGCGTTTCTCATGTCCGTGGTGGTGGGGGTTATGTCCGAATACACCTCGGCCGCCCCGGCGAATGTGCCCTCGCGCATGATGGGGATGTAGGTTTCGATGACGTCTTTCGTGATTTTCGATCCGCCAGCCGACCGGTGTCCCTTGTCGACGAGCTTTTGGTAGGTGGACCCCTTTTTGACTATCGTTTCAAAATAATCATTCTCGTTTTTTCTGCCAAAATGCTGATCAGCATACGAGTATATCTCAACTCCATTCTTCGAATATATCCTTACGTTGTAAATGTCATAACTGTTGATGAGTTTTATTATGTTGCTTATCAGGGATTTGTCGCTGATTTCCGTGTCGCTGTTGAGCTCGTTTCCGGAAACAAGATCCGCTAGTTGGGTTGTTATTTTGCGGGATTCATATTCTTCTCGCAAAAGAATATGAGATTTAAATGTCGTGTACAGGATGTATGTAGGGATTGATGGGATGCATATCATAAGAATTGAAGAGAGGAGGAGGGGCTTACTGATGTTAAGCGAGCGAATTCTCCTGGAGAAAGAGCCAGTAATGTAACGTTCCCATGCTGCCTGAATGAGAGATTTTCCGGTTCCCGGAGCCATGTCGTCTCCTGGGCCATGGTGTATGGCCGGTCATGGAACGAACTTTCGATTCCGATCGAATTCACACGTGTTGCCGCACACCGGGACACGGGCACGGAGTCTTGGCCGTTCGGCGCATGAAGGCTCCGGTTGTGAAGTCTAGATTAAATGCTCCTATGCTGGCCCGTGGTTCTAATCAAGTGCTTCAGCCGCACTTTTGCATATTCTCCGGCGGATTTTAATTCCCGGACCCGCACGGCAGAACCGGTGGGGAGGCGGATGAGGAGATTATTATAGGGCATTGCAAGCTGCGCCTGGCCGCAGTCCAGCGTCCGGCCTCCGCATGAGCTGCCCGGGCTGGATTGCCGGACCGACGGGAAGGTCGCTTTTCCTTGGCGCAAAAGTGTCATAACGACCAGGGGCCGCGTCCGGCTATGCCGCGCGGCCGTATGACCCAAGGAAGTATCCGCGTGAACGAAAAGTACAGCTCCCGCATCGCCAAGGAAATGTCCCTGTCCGTGACCCAGGTGGAAGCCGTGGCCAGGCTGGTGGCGGAGGGGGCCACGGTCCCCTTCGTGGCCCGCTACCGCAAGGAAGCCACGGGCTCCCTGGACGAAGTGGCCGTTGCGGCCATCCGTGACCGCCTGGAGGAACTGGCCGAACTGGACAAACGCCGCGAGGCCATCCTCTCCTCCCTGGAAGAGCGCGGGCTTCTCACTCCCGAGTTGCAGGCGGCCCTGGAGATAGCCCAGGACAAGGCCAGGCTGGAGGACGCGTACCTGCCGTACCGGCCGAAACGGCGCACCAGGGCGTCCATGGCGCGGGAACGGGGGCTGGAACCCTTGGCCCGGGCGCTCATGGCCCAGCAGGGCCGCGATCCCAAGCCCCTTGCCCGGCCTTTCGTGGATGCGGGCAAGGGGGTGCCAGATGTGGAGGCCGCCCTGGCCGGGGCCCGGGACATCCTGGCCGAGGAGATGGCCGAGGCCCCCCGCCTGCGGGCGGCCGTGCGCGACCTCTTTTTTCGCCGCGGCCGGTTTCTGTCCAAGGTGGTCAAGGGCAAGCAGGAGGCCGGTGCGACCTTCCGCGACTGGTTCGCCTGGGATGAGCCGTTGCGGTCCATTCCGGGGCACCGCGCCCTGGCCATGTTCAGGGGGGAGGCCGAGGGGTTCCTGTCGCTTAGCCTGCGGCCGCCGGAGGAAGAGATTCTCGACCTGGCCCGGCGGTCGCCGGAGTGCGGGGTGCGCGGCCGGGGGCCGGACGCACGGGAGGTGGAGACCGCCCTGGCCGACGGGTGCAAGCGCCTGCTGGCCCCGTCCCTGGAGAGCGAAGTCCGGGCCGAGGTGAAGGCCCGGGCCGACGCCGAGGCCATCCGCGTATTCGCTTCCAACCTGCGCGGGCTCCTCTTGGCGCCGCCCCTGGGCCAGAAGAGGGTGCTGGCCTTGGACCCGGGCTTCCGCACCGGGGCCAAGCTCACCGTGCTGGACGCCCAGGGGGGGCTTCTGCACCACGCCACGATTTATCCCACCACATCGACCGGCCAGCGGGAGATCGCCGCCGCCCTGCTCAAGGAGCTGTGCGCCCGCTTCCGGATCGAGGCCGTAGCCATCGGCAACGGCACCGCGGGCCGGGAAACCGAGGCCTTCGTGCGCGAGCTGGGCCTTGGGCTGCCCGTGGTGCTGGTGAACGAGGCCGGGGCTTCGATCTACTCCGCGTCGGAGACCGCGCGGCGGGAATTCCCTGACCTGGACCTGACCGTACGCGGATCCGTAAGCATAGGGCGCAGGCTCATGGACCCCCTGGCCGAGCTGGTGAAGCTCGACCCCAAATCCATCGGCGTGGGCCAATACCAACACGACGTGGACCAGGCCGGGCTGCGCCGGGCCCTGGACGACGTGGTCATGAGCTGCGTGAACGCCGTGGGCGTGGATGTGAACACGGCCAGCCAGGAGCTGCTGACGGCGGTGTCCGGGCTGGGCCCGGCCCTGGCCAAGGCCGTGGTGGCGCACCGCGACGAGAACGGCCCTTTCCGCTCCCGGGACGCCCTGCGCAAGGTCAAAAGGCTCGGGCCCAAGGCCTACGAGCAGGCTGCCGGATTTTTGCGGGTGCGCGGGGAAGAGCCGCTGGACGCGAGCGCCGTACACCCCGAACGCTACGCCCTGGTGCGGCGCATGGCCCGGGACGCGCAATGCACCGTGGACCAGCTCCTGTCCGACCCCTCCGCCAGGGCCAGGGTGCGCCTGGAGGAGTACGTCTCGGAAGACATCGGCATGCCCACCCTGACGGACATCATGGCCGAACTGGAAAAGCCCGGCCGGGATCCCAGGGCCGGTTTCAGCGCCTTCGCCTTCGCCGAGGGCGTGAACCGTATCGAGGACCTGACCCCCGGCATGGAACTGCCCGGCATCGTCACCAACGTGACCAAGTTCGGGGCCTTCGTGGACGTAGGCGTGCACCGCGACGGAATGGTGCACGTGAGCCAGCTGGCGGACCGCTTCGTGTCGGACCCGGCGGAGGTCGTGTCCGTCGGACGGGAGGTGCTGGTGCGGGTGGTGGACGTCGATTTGCAGCGCGGCCGCATCGGGCTCAGCATGCGCGGCCTTTCTGCGAAAAGGGGCGGCTAACTTTCCGTTAACCGGTCATTTCCCTTGGGGAAATTCTGGTCGGGATGAGAGGATTTGAACCTCCGACCCCTTGAACCCCATAAGCAGAATGTCAGTATCTCTTGCAAAACCGCCCAGGCACGACGCCATCAGAAACTGACGTTCACGCCCAGTTCGCCGCCGTAGGTCACCGTCTGCGGGTTGCTGAACATGGTGGAGAACGAGGCCTTGAGCATCACCCGCTCACTCACCTTGAAGGATGTGCCGAACATCACGGTGCCCCAATCGGTGGTCACCGGCACGGCGTCCATGGAATACGCGGGGGCTGAAATGGTGGTGAGCGCGGCCTTCACCGTGCGCTTGGGGTCGGCCAGCTCGTGGTTCCATTTGGCTTCGGCGAAGGGCTGGAACCGCCCCACGTCAGCGAGGATCCGCCAGCCCAGCTGGGTGACGGCGGAATCGCGCTTCTGCTCGCCGTAGGAAAGGGCGGTGACGCCGCTCAATCCGGACTCGGTGAATCCCTTGATGGTCACGCGCTGCAGCACCAGGCCAGCTACCGGCCCGGTGGTCACAAGGCCCCACTTCAGGTCCCCGCCCAGGCGCAGGGCCAAGCCCAGGGAATCGCCGGTGGTGTTGGCGCTGTTCTCGTCCATGAACAGGCCCAGGGGCGCGTTGCGGCTGACCTTGTCCTGGTACAGGCCGTAGGAGGCCACGGCGTTTCCCCACACCGGCCCGTATTTGTAGGCGGTGTAGAGGCTTATGGCCTGGTCGTTCTGGTCGTAATGTCCTGCCCCCTGGGAGAAGTTCTGGGTCTGGGTGCCGGCCGCGAAGGCCGCGCCCAGGATGAGCCCGAAGCTGGTCTGATAGTCCGCGCCCACGGAGCCCACGAACGGGGTGCCGGTATCTTCCACAAAGCCCGAGTAGTTCTTGATTTGAAGCGAGCTGACCCCGCCGCTGGCCCAGACGTTGATGCCGGTGTCGCCTCGGTGCTGCCCGGACAGGTCGATCTGTCCCTGGATGGTGGCCGCGCGCGCGAGGCCGCCCTGCACCGGGCCTTCGGCCAGAAGCGACATGAGGCTTGGCGCAACGAGCAGGCTGTGCTCGTAATCGGTTTCTATCTGCTGTCCAGCCGTGGTCAGGTGCTTGCCGTCGATGAAGAGATAGGTCTGCATCTGGAGGGGGGTGATGTCGGCCCAACTGGTAAACAGGGCGGCCACGGGTGAAGGGGCGTTGGACGACAGCACCGAGGACGGCGTGAATCCGAACAGAGTGGGATTTGTGGATACGAACCGGAACATGCTGGTGAGGTCGGCGGGGATGAAGCGCACGCCCGCAGCCGCAAGATACGTCCACTTCGTATTCCCGTAGTTGATGGCCCGGGCGTAGGAATCGGCGTTGCTCGCGGGGATGACGCCGCCAAGGTCCAACAGGGCCGAGGTGTAGAAGGTGTTGGGCACCATGATGGTGCGGGCTCCGGCGGCCTGCAGGGCGGCCACGCTCAGAGTGAGTTGGGAAGCCACGTTACTGAGGAAGTTGGGGTTGGCGGCGATCCAGGCTGCGCTCTGGTTCTGCACGAAGATCAGGTCGTTGTTGCCGGTGTTGACGACATACAGGGCGCTGGGATTGGCTGCGCCTCCCCCGGAGGCAAGGTGATTGGCGATCTGCTGGGTCGTGGCCACGTTCCCGGGCAGACTTCCCGGGATGGAGGGGCCGCCGGGGGTGAAACTCAGGAGCGTCGTATAGGCGGCGCCGTTGGCGTAGATGGTTCCACCGGCGCTGACCGGTTGGGCGCTCAGGCCGAAGCGGCCCCCAAGCATGGTGGTGGTCATCACGCCCGGTCCGGCGAACCCGCCCTGGGCCCCGGCCGCGATGGCTGAGACGAGATTCGCGTTGAGCATCGCGTTTCCCGTGGAAGCATAGCGGAAATAGCCTGTGTCCAGGGTGCTGTCGCCAAGGCCGATGAGCTGGTTGAACTTCCCTGCCGCGCTGGCGGGCGCGGAGGCGATGAGAGTGGCCAGGGAGAGCACGGCGGCGACAAGGGCAACACGTTTCATGCCGGGCACCATTCCTTGTGTTGAGTGCGGGTCAATGTGAAATTGCCTGGATGTTTCGAGGAGTTAGGTATGCGTAATGTGTCGATAACTCAACATGAAATATATCCGGCAGGCACTCTTGCGGAATCCGGACAGGGACTTTGGGAGGAGAGCGCAAGGCGGGCCTGTGAAAAGTGTTGTGAAAAGAAAAAGGGCTTACGATTTTCATCGTAAGCCCTTGATCGCGCTGGCCGGGATGAGAGGATTTGCCCCCCCGCCCCGAGTCCCATGGGTATTTCCGTTTTAGGGGTTCACCTTTCTGCGGCGCAGCCAGGGCAAGCCAAGAGCGCCGATGCCGATGAGGGCCAGGGTGCAGGGTTCGGGGACGCTCCTGCTGCTCGCCGTGG
The DNA window shown above is from Fundidesulfovibrio terrae and carries:
- a CDS encoding Tex family protein; amino-acid sequence: MTQGSIRVNEKYSSRIAKEMSLSVTQVEAVARLVAEGATVPFVARYRKEATGSLDEVAVAAIRDRLEELAELDKRREAILSSLEERGLLTPELQAALEIAQDKARLEDAYLPYRPKRRTRASMARERGLEPLARALMAQQGRDPKPLARPFVDAGKGVPDVEAALAGARDILAEEMAEAPRLRAAVRDLFFRRGRFLSKVVKGKQEAGATFRDWFAWDEPLRSIPGHRALAMFRGEAEGFLSLSLRPPEEEILDLARRSPECGVRGRGPDAREVETALADGCKRLLAPSLESEVRAEVKARADAEAIRVFASNLRGLLLAPPLGQKRVLALDPGFRTGAKLTVLDAQGGLLHHATIYPTTSTGQREIAAALLKELCARFRIEAVAIGNGTAGRETEAFVRELGLGLPVVLVNEAGASIYSASETARREFPDLDLTVRGSVSIGRRLMDPLAELVKLDPKSIGVGQYQHDVDQAGLRRALDDVVMSCVNAVGVDVNTASQELLTAVSGLGPALAKAVVAHRDENGPFRSRDALRKVKRLGPKAYEQAAGFLRVRGEEPLDASAVHPERYALVRRMARDAQCTVDQLLSDPSARARVRLEEYVSEDIGMPTLTDIMAELEKPGRDPRAGFSAFAFAEGVNRIEDLTPGMELPGIVTNVTKFGAFVDVGVHRDGMVHVSQLADRFVSDPAEVVSVGREVLVRVVDVDLQRGRIGLSMRGLSAKRGG
- a CDS encoding autotransporter outer membrane beta-barrel domain-containing protein: MKRVALVAAVLSLATLIASAPASAAGKFNQLIGLGDSTLDTGYFRYASTGNAMLNANLVSAIAAGAQGGFAGPGVMTTTMLGGRFGLSAQPVSAGGTIYANGAAYTTLLSFTPGGPSIPGSLPGNVATTQQIANHLASGGGAANPSALYVVNTGNNDLIFVQNQSAAWIAANPNFLSNVASQLTLSVAALQAAGARTIMVPNTFYTSALLDLGGVIPASNADSYARAINYGNTKWTYLAAAGVRFIPADLTSMFRFVSTNPTLFGFTPSSVLSSNAPSPVAALFTSWADITPLQMQTYLFIDGKHLTTAGQQIETDYEHSLLVAPSLMSLLAEGPVQGGLARAATIQGQIDLSGQHRGDTGINVWASGGVSSLQIKNYSGFVEDTGTPFVGSVGADYQTSFGLILGAAFAAGTQTQNFSQGAGHYDQNDQAISLYTAYKYGPVWGNAVASYGLYQDKVSRNAPLGLFMDENSANTTGDSLGLALRLGGDLKWGLVTTGPVAGLVLQRVTIKGFTESGLSGVTALSYGEQKRDSAVTQLGWRILADVGRFQPFAEAKWNHELADPKRTVKAALTTISAPAYSMDAVPVTTDWGTVMFGTSFKVSERVMLKASFSTMFSNPQTVTYGGELGVNVSF